A single region of the Chrysoperla carnea chromosome 5, inChrCarn1.1, whole genome shotgun sequence genome encodes:
- the LOC123299612 gene encoding ice-structuring protein 4-like: MVHSFRKFYSKYTTMNFKVFLFMLLTLVALAIAQVATAATAATAATAATAATAATAATAATAATAATAARGRRAAATAATAATPATAATAARGRRAAATAATPATAATAARAAG, translated from the exons ATGGTTCAtagtttcagaaaattttattcaaaatatacgacaatgaattttaaagtatttttgttcATGTTACTTACATTGGTTGCGTTAGCAATAGCTCAA gtagctACTGCGGCTACTGCGGCTACTGCAGCTACTGCAGCTACTGCTGCTACTGCTGCTACTGCTGCTACTGCGGCAACTGCTGCTACTGCTGCTACGGCAGCACGAGGAAGGCGTGCTGCAGCTACTGCGGCTACTGCTGCAACACCAGCTACTGCGGCTACTGCAGCACGAGGAAGGCGAGCTGCAGCTACTGCGGCAACTCCAGCAACGGCGGCTACTGCAGCACGAGCTGCAGGATGA